A region of the Patescibacteria group bacterium genome:
TGTTCAATTGTTGTAGAGGCGGAGTAGCGCCCGAAGCGGTAGCGGAGGGGGTGCCTGCTGAATACCAAAATCCAAATTTAAAATTAAGAGTTCAACCCGAGAATTTTTAAACTTGACTTTATAAATTATCGGGTTAAAATAGAAGTATGAACAACAAACTAATAAAAAGAAGGCTTTTTCAGGAGCTAAAGGAACATCTAAATAAAAAGGAAATTTCCTTTATTATCGGCCCTAGACAGGTTGGCAAGACAACTCTAATGAGAGCTCTTCAAGAAGAAATGGAAAATAAGGGCAAGAAAAATGTTTTTTTAAGTTTTGATTTTGAAGAGGATGCAAAATTTTTCAATTCTCAAAATTTTTTTATAAAAAAATTGGAATTAGAATTAGGCAAAAACAAAAGTTATGTTTTTATTGATGAGATTCAAAGAAAAAAAGACGCCGGTATTTTCTTAAAAGGAATTTATGATTTAAATTTGCCTTATAAATTTATTATCTCTGGTTCGGGTAGTGTTGAGCTAAAAGAAAAAGTTCATGAATCATTGACCGGCCGAAAGCGATTTTTCAAAATGAATCCGGTTTCTTTTAACGAGTTTGTTAATTTTAGAACTGATTATCAGTATGAAAATCGTTTGTTTGATTATTATTCATTGGAAAAAAACAGGACCCTGGCCTTTTTAGAAGAATATTTAAATTTTGGCGGTTATCCTCGCGTTGTCTTAGAAAAAGGCACAGAAGAGAAACTAAGAATTGTGGCTGAAATTTATCATAGTTATATAGAAAAGGATGTATCGCGTTTATTAAAAGTGGAGAAAATTGACGCTTTTACTTCTTTGGTTAAAGTTTTAGCTGGCCAAATCGGCAGTTTGACCAATCATTCGGAAATTGCCAATACTTTAAATATTTCTCAAGCCACAGTTAAAAATTATCTTTGGTATTTAGAAAAAACTTTTATCATTAAAAAGCTCACTCCATATTTTAAAAATATTCGCAAGGAAATCACTAAGTCCCCGGTATTTTATTTTTATGACCTGGGTTTAAGAAATTATGCTCTTAATTTATTTGGCAATCTAAACCGTTTGGATGAGATGGGTTTTGTTTTTGAAAATTTTGTTTTTAACCAGCTAAAAGAAAAATATAGTTTATCCAATGCCTCATTTCATTTCTGGCGAACCCAAGAAAAAGCTGAAGTTGATTTTGTTATTAGCTTGGGCCAAAAAATTATCCCGATTGAAGCTAAATATAAAAGTTTTAAAAAGCCAGTTATAGAAAGATCATTAAGAAGTTTTATCAATAAATATCAGCCAAAAAAGGCCTTAATAATAACTAAAGATTTTAAGTCCCAATTAAAGATAGCTGAAACAAAAGTTGAATTTATTCCTTTTTGGGAGATGATGATAGACGATAAGTTTGAGTTGTTGATAAAGGGATGAGGCTGGTGGTACTGCTGGAGCAAGAGGTAAGGCGAGGGTGGGAGGAAGTCGTGAAAATTGTTAAATTGCTATATTGCTAAATTGTTCGATTGTTGTAGAGGCGGAGTAGCACCCGAAGCGGTAGCGGAGGGTGGGATTGGTGGAGTCGTAAGAAACTAAGAAATAGAGACCTTCAACTTTTCGACAAGCTCAAAGTTTAACAACAAGTTCAGATTCTAACGAAAATAAAGAAATTAAGGGAGCGAGCGGGAAATGGGTGGGAGAAACGGGTGGGAGTGACGAAGCGAGCCGCAGCGAGCTTCGTTATCAGGGTTAATCACCAAAGCAAGGTGGAGTAGTCTCGCTTGCAAGCGGGGCGATTGGGGAATGTCAAAGTTCAAATTAAAAATGTCAAATCAATGACAAAATCCAAATGTTAAATATTTTATGAGAGAGATATCTCAAAAAGACATTTTTGACCCCAGCCAGCCGAATGTTCGACGCTGACTTGTCAGCGGTTTATGCGGTTTTGACCGCGTAGTTGAGGGAATGCGGCAGTCAAGACTGCCGTAACCGCCCTCAAGAGGGCGTCGAATTCGTCGCCCGTTTACTAAAGCCGAGTAGAAATGCAACAACAAGACAATAAAACAATGTAACAATGTAACAATGTAACAATCGAACAATCGAACAATCGGACATTCAATAAAACAAATAAATCAATAAAGAGAATAGTAAATAATAAATAGTAAATAGTAAATCGTAACATATGTCAACTCCCTCCTCCATCCGAACACTTTCAACCGCCATGCCGGAGCGCTCTCAAGTTGAAGACTTTGACGCTATTCGGCTGCGCGTGGCCTCGCCGGAAAGAATATTGGAATGGTCGCACGGCGAAGTGCTTAAGCCCGAGACAATTAACTACCGCACCCAAAAACCCGAACGGGACGGTCTTTTTTGTGAGAAAATTTTTGGGCCGGTGAAAGACTGGGAATGCGCTTGCGGCAAGTATAAAAAAATTCGCTATAAGGGCATTGTTTGTGATAAATGCGGCGTTGAAGTCACCCGCAGCCTGGTGCGCCGGGAGCGGATGGGCCACATTAGCTTGGCGGCGCCGGTTTCTCACATTTGGTTTTTACGGGGCGTGCCTTCCAAAATTGGCTTAATGCTGGATATGTCAGCGCCCGAACTTGAGAAGGTTGTTTATTTTGCTGATTTTATTGTAACCAGTGTTTCTGAAGATCTAAAAAAACAGATTTTAGAGCAAACCCGGAAAGAATATAAGGTCAAAAAAAAGGCTTTGTCCGGGGAATTTGAAAAACAGAAAGTAGGCCTTCTAAATAGTTTTATTCAAAAGCCTGCCTCCAATCCTGATGGAGCTATGGCAGACAAGTCCGTCCCAGATGAAGCAACACCAAAGGCGGCAGCGAACAAAAATCAATCAGAGGCCGAGCATAAACAGATGCTTGAAAAAGAACTTGATCTTTTAAGGTTGAGTTTTGATAAAAAATACCAGGAATTGGATGAGGCTCTTTTAACAGTTAAAAAGGAATTAGACGAATTAAAACCCTTAAAAATTCTTTCCGAGCACCACTATCAAGAGCTTTCTTTAAAATACGGACATGTTTTTGAAGCCAGTATTGGCGCGGAGGCAGTCCACAATCTTTTAATGGAAATTAACTTAGAAAAATTAGCCAAGGATCTGGAAAAAGAGATAAGGGTTATGAAAGAAAAGCAGATGGTTTCCCAAGAGAAGCGGGTGATGCGCCGACTTAAGTTGGCTAAGGATTTAATTGCTAATGATATCCGGCCCGAGTGGATGGTTTTGACTCAAGTTCCAGTGATTCCTCCTGACTTGCGGCCAATGGTACAGCTTGATGGCGGACGGTTTGCTTCTTCAGACTTAAATGATTTATACCGGCGCGTTATTAATAGAAATAACCGTTTAAAGAAACTAATTGAACTAAGTGCTCCCGAGGTGATTTGTCGCAACGAAAAGAGGATGCTCCAGGAAGCAGTTGATGCTTTGATTGATAATTCTGCCCGGCACGGTAAAACCGTTGCCGCATCAACGGGACAGCGAAGGATGCTTAAGTCAATCGCTGATATTTTAAAAGGCAAACAGGGACGATTCCGACAAAACTTACTCGGTAAACGAGTGGATTATTCGGGCCGTTCGGTAATTATTGTCGGTCCCCACTTAAGACTTGATCAGGTTGGCTTGCCAAAGACTATGGCCGTTGAACTTTTCAAACCTTTCGTTATTTCCAAATTGATAGAGCGGGGGCATGTTCATAATGTTCGTTCTGCCTCCAGGATGATTGAACAGGGGCCAAAAGAGGTTTGGGATATACTGGAAGAAGTAACAAAAGATTCTACGGTTTTTATTAACCGAGCCCCCACTTTGCATCGGCTTTCTATCCAATCATTCCATCCGGTTTTGATTGAGGGCAAGGCCATACAAATCCATCCTTTGATTTGCGCGGCCTTTAACGCCGATTTTGATGGCGACCAAATGGCTGTTCACGTCCCTTTAACCGAGGGGGCCAAAAAAGAGTCAGAAGAGCTAATGATTTCTGTTAAAAATTTATTAAAGCCAGCGACTGGCGAGCCTGTAATCACTCCTGATAAGGATATGGTTTGGGGCAGTTATTTCTTAACTACCGTCAAAGAAGATAATATTGGACCAATAAAATGTTTTTCTTCGGAAAAAGAAGTGGCATTGGCTCACGACTTGGGCAAGGTTGATATTAATGAGAAGATAAAGATTAGGATTAATGGACAAATAATAGAGACGGGCGTGGGTCGGGTAATTTTCAATTCAATTTTACCCCAGGAATTACGGGTTTATGACAAAATCCTTGATAAGAAAAGTTTACGCTCGATGGTCAGTGAAAACTTAGACCTCTTTGGCTCAACAGCTACTGCTAAACTTTTAGATCAGATAAAAGAGCTGACATTGGAGTATCTAACTGTTTCTGGTCTTTCTTGGGGAATGGATGATTTACCTAAAATACCAGGCCGGGAAGATCTTATTACTAAGGCCGAGCAGGTAGTTGAAGAGATTCAGGAGCAATACGAAGCCGGGTTATTGACCGATGATGAGCGGCATATCAAAGTAATTGAAACTTGGGCCCGTGTTAAGGATAAGATTACTGAT
Encoded here:
- a CDS encoding ATP-binding protein, which produces MNNKLIKRRLFQELKEHLNKKEISFIIGPRQVGKTTLMRALQEEMENKGKKNVFLSFDFEEDAKFFNSQNFFIKKLELELGKNKSYVFIDEIQRKKDAGIFLKGIYDLNLPYKFIISGSGSVELKEKVHESLTGRKRFFKMNPVSFNEFVNFRTDYQYENRLFDYYSLEKNRTLAFLEEYLNFGGYPRVVLEKGTEEKLRIVAEIYHSYIEKDVSRLLKVEKIDAFTSLVKVLAGQIGSLTNHSEIANTLNISQATVKNYLWYLEKTFIIKKLTPYFKNIRKEITKSPVFYFYDLGLRNYALNLFGNLNRLDEMGFVFENFVFNQLKEKYSLSNASFHFWRTQEKAEVDFVISLGQKIIPIEAKYKSFKKPVIERSLRSFINKYQPKKALIITKDFKSQLKIAETKVEFIPFWEMMIDDKFELLIKG
- the rpoC gene encoding DNA-directed RNA polymerase subunit beta', with protein sequence MSTPSSIRTLSTAMPERSQVEDFDAIRLRVASPERILEWSHGEVLKPETINYRTQKPERDGLFCEKIFGPVKDWECACGKYKKIRYKGIVCDKCGVEVTRSLVRRERMGHISLAAPVSHIWFLRGVPSKIGLMLDMSAPELEKVVYFADFIVTSVSEDLKKQILEQTRKEYKVKKKALSGEFEKQKVGLLNSFIQKPASNPDGAMADKSVPDEATPKAAANKNQSEAEHKQMLEKELDLLRLSFDKKYQELDEALLTVKKELDELKPLKILSEHHYQELSLKYGHVFEASIGAEAVHNLLMEINLEKLAKDLEKEIRVMKEKQMVSQEKRVMRRLKLAKDLIANDIRPEWMVLTQVPVIPPDLRPMVQLDGGRFASSDLNDLYRRVINRNNRLKKLIELSAPEVICRNEKRMLQEAVDALIDNSARHGKTVAASTGQRRMLKSIADILKGKQGRFRQNLLGKRVDYSGRSVIIVGPHLRLDQVGLPKTMAVELFKPFVISKLIERGHVHNVRSASRMIEQGPKEVWDILEEVTKDSTVFINRAPTLHRLSIQSFHPVLIEGKAIQIHPLICAAFNADFDGDQMAVHVPLTEGAKKESEELMISVKNLLKPATGEPVITPDKDMVWGSYFLTTVKEDNIGPIKCFSSEKEVALAHDLGKVDINEKIKIRINGQIIETGVGRVIFNSILPQELRVYDKILDKKSLRSMVSENLDLFGSTATAKLLDQIKELTLEYLTVSGLSWGMDDLPKIPGREDLITKAEQVVEEIQEQYEAGLLTDDERHIKVIETWARVKDKITDLSQKGLDKTGPIFSMIDSGARGSWGQITQMMGMKGLVTNPQGETIELPVKANFKKGFDVLEYFISTHGTRKGLSDTALRTANAGYLTRRLVDVSQDAVIIEEDCQDKQGIVLTREESEEMGEKLEDRIVGRILVGDITNPKSGKVIVKDGEAVTKKKAAEVVRLNLKEIRARSVISCKSQRGICQKCYGYDLGYNKMVKLGAAVGIVAAQSIGEPGTQLTLRTFHTGGIAGKDITQGLPRVEELFEARPLKKKALIAEVSGKVKIVTDDDGAKTIQVFHQGSKEDRYLLIKNAKVKIKDGKSIEKGEVIFEVPDCEPVVAKNAGLLKVTDKAVTVIYEKAGIKEYPAASNDSFLVADGDLVNIGDQLVEGNIDLHQLYEVQGRGAVQKYIVKEIQYIYSSQGQKLNDKHVEIIVRQMFSRCLVLDAGDTNFLAGEIVSRAFVEKVNSELSKGAKPAKIQELLLGITKVSLSMESFLAAASFQETARILIDASTTGRVDRLLGLKENVIIGRLIPAGTGFKGKQGKLPNFGFMRG